A single Arachidicoccus sp. BS20 DNA region contains:
- a CDS encoding TolC family protein, translating to MKQLLIISFLFFSVYVQAQDVDVDSTLNLSLEKCVQMALRNNADINNSNFQSQQSKAYRTQAQAALFPSVNGSIDHSLNSGRNINSSDNSYSTQSFTSANYNLSANVPIFNAFKYRNNIKKTDLDFKASQYDLKNMKDQITLQVIVAYLNVLNQEDQLENYQQQLLSTQAQMNRLDSMNKAGAAKPDDIANMQGQLSGNQIAIVQQENAVKDAKITLFNLMNVPVNTDAVLDRPQSLTDIQLEQNGSVDDIYARSLQNLPMIKEAELQEQSAYKYVQINKADYYPYLQFGAGIATTYTNTATDNFGNKIGYFNQLKNNYGTYFGLTLNIPIFNGLQTRTNVKVAKILAAKATFNTKTVKNNLKSNIVKASSDADAALNAWQQQQKQVDAYKELMRVDEIKFNAGAINATDYLVDKTKFEQAEITLIVDKYTYIFNTKVLSYYQGELSF from the coding sequence ATGAAGCAATTATTAATTATCTCTTTTCTTTTTTTCTCTGTTTATGTACAAGCGCAGGACGTGGACGTGGACAGCACATTGAATCTTTCGTTGGAAAAGTGTGTGCAAATGGCTTTGCGCAATAATGCAGACATCAACAATTCCAATTTTCAATCGCAGCAAAGCAAAGCTTATCGCACGCAGGCGCAAGCCGCACTTTTTCCATCCGTGAACGGCTCGATTGACCATTCCCTCAATAGCGGGCGCAACATTAATTCGTCCGACAACAGTTATTCTACGCAAAGCTTTACTTCGGCAAACTATAATTTATCGGCAAACGTTCCGATTTTCAATGCGTTTAAATACAGGAATAATATCAAGAAAACCGATTTGGATTTTAAGGCAAGTCAGTACGATTTGAAAAACATGAAAGACCAGATTACGTTGCAGGTAATTGTTGCTTATTTGAATGTGCTGAATCAGGAAGACCAATTGGAAAATTATCAACAACAGTTATTAAGCACACAGGCGCAGATGAATCGTCTCGATTCAATGAACAAAGCCGGAGCTGCAAAGCCCGATGATATTGCCAATATGCAAGGGCAGTTGAGTGGAAACCAGATAGCCATTGTGCAGCAGGAAAATGCAGTAAAGGATGCAAAAATCACTCTATTTAACTTGATGAACGTGCCTGTAAATACTGATGCTGTGCTGGACAGACCACAATCTCTTACTGATATTCAGTTGGAACAAAACGGGTCTGTGGATGATATTTATGCCCGCTCGCTGCAAAACCTGCCGATGATAAAGGAAGCCGAATTGCAGGAGCAAAGCGCATACAAATATGTGCAAATTAACAAGGCTGATTATTATCCGTATTTGCAGTTTGGCGCGGGCATTGCAACTACTTATACCAATACTGCAACCGATAATTTCGGTAATAAAATCGGTTATTTCAACCAGTTGAAAAACAACTATGGAACATATTTCGGTCTTACGCTGAATATCCCCATTTTCAACGGTTTGCAAACAAGAACAAATGTAAAGGTTGCCAAAATTCTTGCAGCAAAAGCAACGTTCAACACTAAGACTGTAAAGAATAATCTGAAATCAAATATAGTGAAAGCATCATCCGATGCCGATGCAGCGCTGAATGCCTGGCAACAACAGCAAAAGCAGGTAGATGCATATAAAGAACTGATGCGCGTAGATGAGATAAAATTTAACGCAGGCGCCATCAACGCGACGGATTATCTCGTGGACAAAACAAAATTTGAACAGGCGGAAATTACCTTGATTGTAGATAAATATACCTACATCTTTAACACGAAAGTTTTGAGTTATTACCAAGGGGAACTTTCATTTTAA
- the acs gene encoding acetate--CoA ligase, with the protein MSYPYQIKSFEEYKEVYERSVRQPQNFWADIASNFQWRRKWDTVLEWNFKDLDVKWFKGAKLNITENCIDRHLEKLGNKPAIIWEPNNPDEHYRILTYNDLYNKVTQFANVLKNNGVKKGDRICLYMGMIPELAIAVLACARVGAIHSVIFGGFSARSIADRLQNANAEFVITCDGAFRGGKDIPLKSLIDDALESCPFVKRVIVCTRTRTPISMIKGRDVWWEDEIKKVETLGMAPAVAEEMDAEDPLFILYTSGSTGKPKGVVHTCAGYMIYTTYSFVNAFNYKQGDVYFCTADIGWITGHSYVVYGPLSAGATTLMFEGVPTYPDAGRFWDIVDKHRVNIIYTAPTAIRSLMSFGDEPLQGKDLSTLKVLGSVGEPINEEAWHWFHEKIGKGKCPLVDTWWQTETGGFMISNLANATPERTSWATLPLPGIQPALVDENGNEIEGAGSGNLCIKFPWPSMIRTTYGDHERCKQTYFSTYPNKYFTGDGALRDEDGNYKITGRVDDVLNVSGHRIGTAEVENAINMHAGVVESAVVGYPHDIKGQGIYAYVIYNGNHNAGDEDLIRKDITATVTRIIGPISKPDKIQFVSGLPKTRSGKIMRRILRKIAENETENLGDTSTLLDPKVVEEIKEGKL; encoded by the coding sequence ATGTCATACCCGTATCAGATTAAATCGTTTGAAGAATACAAGGAAGTTTACGAAAGAAGCGTGCGTCAACCGCAAAATTTTTGGGCGGATATTGCCAGCAATTTTCAATGGCGCAGAAAATGGGACACTGTTCTCGAATGGAATTTCAAAGACCTTGACGTAAAATGGTTCAAAGGCGCAAAACTCAATATCACGGAAAACTGCATCGACCGGCATTTGGAAAAGCTCGGCAACAAGCCCGCGATTATTTGGGAACCGAACAATCCCGATGAACATTACCGCATTCTCACTTACAACGATTTATATAATAAAGTAACGCAGTTTGCCAACGTCTTAAAAAACAACGGCGTGAAAAAAGGCGACCGTATATGTTTGTACATGGGCATGATTCCCGAACTCGCCATTGCTGTGTTGGCTTGCGCGAGAGTGGGCGCCATTCATTCTGTAATCTTCGGTGGATTTTCTGCGCGCAGCATTGCGGACAGATTGCAAAATGCGAATGCAGAGTTTGTAATTACCTGCGATGGCGCATTCCGCGGCGGCAAAGACATTCCGCTGAAATCCTTGATTGACGATGCTTTGGAGAGTTGCCCGTTTGTAAAAAGAGTGATTGTCTGTACAAGAACACGCACACCTATTTCAATGATTAAAGGTCGTGATGTATGGTGGGAAGATGAAATTAAAAAAGTGGAAACACTTGGTATGGCGCCCGCCGTTGCGGAAGAAATGGACGCCGAAGACCCGTTGTTTATTTTATACACTTCGGGTTCAACAGGCAAGCCGAAAGGCGTGGTGCATACGTGCGCAGGCTACATGATTTATACTACATACAGTTTCGTAAATGCTTTTAATTACAAGCAAGGCGATGTGTACTTCTGCACGGCGGATATTGGCTGGATTACCGGACACAGTTATGTTGTTTACGGTCCGCTGAGCGCGGGTGCAACTACGTTGATGTTTGAAGGCGTGCCCACCTATCCCGATGCGGGACGTTTTTGGGACATTGTGGACAAGCATCGTGTGAATATTATTTATACGGCGCCTACGGCAATTCGCAGCCTGATGAGCTTTGGCGATGAACCTTTACAAGGAAAAGATTTATCAACATTGAAAGTGCTTGGCTCTGTGGGCGAACCGATTAATGAAGAAGCATGGCATTGGTTTCACGAAAAAATAGGAAAAGGAAAATGTCCGCTCGTGGACACCTGGTGGCAAACCGAAACCGGCGGTTTTATGATTTCCAATTTGGCAAATGCAACGCCCGAAAGAACGAGCTGGGCTACGCTTCCATTGCCCGGCATTCAACCCGCTTTGGTGGATGAAAACGGAAACGAAATTGAAGGCGCCGGCAGCGGAAATCTTTGTATAAAATTTCCCTGGCCCTCGATGATTCGTACAACTTACGGAGACCACGAACGTTGTAAGCAAACGTATTTCAGCACTTATCCGAATAAATATTTTACCGGAGACGGAGCCTTGCGCGATGAAGACGGCAATTATAAAATCACGGGTCGCGTAGATGATGTGCTGAATGTGAGCGGACACAGAATAGGAACGGCGGAAGTGGAAAACGCCATCAATATGCACGCAGGCGTGGTGGAAAGCGCTGTGGTAGGTTATCCGCACGACATCAAAGGACAAGGTATTTATGCGTATGTAATTTACAATGGCAATCACAATGCCGGCGATGAAGATTTAATCAGAAAAGACATTACGGCAACAGTTACGCGCATCATCGGTCCTATTTCAAAGCCCGATAAAATACAGTTTGTAAGCGGCTTGCCAAAAACACGCAGCGGCAAAATCATGCGGCGCATTCTGCGGAAAATTGCGGAGAATGAAACCGAAAATCTCGGCGATACTTCTACATTGCTCGACCCGAAAGTGGTGGAAGAAATTAAGGAAGGAAAGTTGTAA